One Candidatus Brocadiaceae bacterium genomic region harbors:
- a CDS encoding small basic protein, with protein MSLHRSLKRKDALVRRRNVLSRAERVERLKKDEKWEEGMSVLGLPKLKVAAAPKAQKAKAPEAAEAAEGDSKE; from the coding sequence ATGTCGCTGCACAGGAGTCTGAAGCGGAAGGACGCCCTGGTACGGCGGCGCAACGTGCTCTCGCGCGCCGAACGGGTGGAGCGTCTGAAGAAGGACGAGAAGTGGGAGGAGGGCATGTCGGTGCTCGGGCTGCCGAAGCTGAAGGTGGCCGCCGCCCCGAAGGCCCAGAAGGCCAAGGCGCCTGAGGCCGCCGAGGCGGCCGAGGGGGATTCGAAGGAGTAG